Proteins encoded within one genomic window of Lampris incognitus isolate fLamInc1 chromosome 1, fLamInc1.hap2, whole genome shotgun sequence:
- the qng1 gene encoding queuosine salvage protein: protein MELLLSPRQSGQFVAEQSKDVFVKMEGVQRVAEKLYTLRHSEELTASGWKNANPLAPAPTTDQALNWVFAVDTMNFSFWPEKEDQQCEVTYKGTRYRGYMTLCAAITRAIEEGVPITDPKYFSKMSIEELGHVLRSDNATPMPMLQERHQVLNEGGCVLLEHGGSFRSFISQAGNDAQKMVELIVEKLPSYRDETTYEGKRISFYKRAQILVADFWGIMEARGEGEIPNLDCLTMFADYRVPQALVYLGVLQYSAALMQALENGELLESGDKREVEIRGCSIWSVELIKAHLCKLVQERDGQTCNINSAIIDFYLWPYAKQHHKEMAHIPIHHTRCIYY from the exons ATGGAGCTGCTTCTCTCTCCTCGTCAGTCTGGCCAGTTTGTAGCAGAGCAGAGCAAGGATGTGTTTGTGAAGATGGAAGGAGTGCAAAGGGTAGCAGAGAAGCTCTACACCCTCCGCCATAGCGAGGAACTAACTGCTAGTGGTTGGAAGAATGCCAATCCATTGGCACCAGCACCAACCACTGAC CAGGCCCTGAACTGGGTGTTTGCAGTGGATACCATGAACTTCTCGTTTTGGCCTGAGAAAGAAGACCAGCAGTGTGAGGTGACATACAAAGGGACCAGATACAGAGGTTACATGACCTTGTGTGCTGCTATCACCAGGGCCATAGAGGAAG GTGTACCTATCACTGATCCCAAATACTTTTCTAAGATGAGTATTGAGGAGCTGGGACATGTCCTGCGGTCAGACAATGCCACACCCATGCCCATGCTCCAGGAGCGCCACCAG GTGTTGAATGAAGGTGGCTGCGTTCTACTGGAACATGGAGGAAGCTTCCGCAGCTTTATAAGTCAAGCTGGGAATGATGCCCAGAAGATGGTTGAGCTCATTGTGGAAAAGCTGCCCTCCTACAGAGATGAAACAACATATGAG GGTAAGAGAATCTCATTCTACAAGCGGGCCCAGATCCTGGTGGCAGATTTCTGGGGCATCATGGAggccaggggggagggagagatccCTAACCTGGACTGTCTTACCATGTTTGCTGACTATAGAGTCCCACAGGCCCTTGTATACCTCGGGGTGCTACAGTACTCTGCTGCACTGATGCAGGCACTGGAGAATG GTGAGCTTCTGGAATCAGGGGACAAGAGGGAGGTGGAGATCCGTGGTTGCTCTATTTGGTCAGTGGAGCTGATCAAAGCCCACCTCTGCAAGCTTGTgcaggagagagatggacagacctgCAACATCAACTCTGCAATCATTGACTTCTACCTATGGCCTTATGCCAAGCAGCATCACAAAGAGATGGCCCATATCCCTATACATCACACACGCTGTATTTACTACTGA